DNA sequence from the Verrucomicrobiota bacterium genome:
GTGTTTGGAGTATCTTCATATTCAAGTACTTTTTCGCCCCAGTTGATACTGATACAGGCAAATCCAAGTTTCACCCAGGACTTGACCCGTTCCTTGCTGGCGATCTGGCTCTCACCGTGAATCTGCACAATACCAGGCACCTTCTTTGCACCTTTCGGATAACCATAATCAGCCGCAATAATGGGTTTGGTCGTTTTATTGACGACCACCAGTTTTCCGAGGTCATAGCGAACAAGCTGGTAAATTTCATCAGTCGTTTCCCACTCTTTGACCACTTGAACCTTGGGAGGATCTTTATGCGGATCGTAACTGCCCCAGAAGCCGAGGACTTCCTGGGAAGCGAAACATTGACTTATACAAAACAAAAAACCTGTCAGGGCATAGGTGATTTTTTTCATGATAAATTATGGTAGAACGGTGACGAATAAGATCAATCTAAGAAAACGGTACTCCGAATACTTTAGGGAAAATGACGTTTTGGACCCGCCTACACACACCGAATTCAATTCGGTGCAGGGTTTAGTTGGTTTGCAGTACGATAATCGAATCAATTTCATCTCTATTACCTGACGCCAAATCGATCTCAATACCGGAAGCGGTTTGCCTGAGAACCGGGTTCTTTACATTGAACCCTTGGCTGCTAACGACCTTTTGTTCCAGCGCAGGCAAAACGAGGGGCGAACCGTCTTCAGGCCAGTTCAAGACATGAACATAGATTGTGTTGCCCCTTTGCGTAACCCCACCCCATTCGCCATTCGGAATAGGTCCGCCACGGGTTCCATAAATACTTTCCCCATTCTTTTTCAGCCACGCCCCCATTTTTTTTAAAATGGTTACCTGGTCGGCCGGGAATTCACCGGTGGGCAAGGGGCCGACATTCAGCAAAAGATTACCATCGCCTGTTACACTTTGGACTAAGGTATGAATGATTTCTTTGAAGGATTTGGTCGAGCAATCCGGCCGATAGGACCAACCGCCGCCCGTATCGCATTTGTTCACTGTCATACACGACTCCCAGGCCCGATCGGTTTGGAACTTACCGACTTTTTGCTCCGGCGTGTCAAAATCTCCTTGCACCAGCTTCTTCAATGCCTCTGTAGGAGGCTCGTGATCACCCTGAAGGATAAACCGGGCGGCTCGGTTGTTGACCAGAAGGTCTTCTCCTTGCAGGGAGTACATCATGTCAAACAAATGCTGAAGAGTGTAATCGCTCCAGTTTCCAGCTACATGATCAAACCACATGATGTCCACTTTGCCGTAATTGGTTAACAGCTCCCGAACCTGTCCTTCGTAGAAGTCGTTGTACTTTTTATTGTCCCCGACCAGATAGTCCGGATGGGTCCAGTCGCGGGTCGAGTAATACCACCCCAGCCTCAATCCGTATTTATGCGCGGCATTGGCCAGTTCCTTGCAGATGTCCCGTTTGAACGGGGTATTTGCTATATTGTAATCCCTCAGTTGCGTGTGCCACATCGAGAAGCCGTCATGGTGTTTGGCCGTAAAGACCACGTATTTGAACCCGGCATCCCGGGCCAGTTTCATCCACTGGTCGGCATCGAACTTCACCGGATTGAAGCGCTGGTACAAACGGTCATACTCCTCGTTGGGCATTTTATCCCCTCTACCCGGATGGTCGAAGGGATGATCCTCACGGGCCCAACTGATCTCGACTCCAGCAACACTCGAGGGACCCCAGTGCAGAAAGAGTCCCAGCTTGGCATCGCGCCACCAAGCAAGTTTCGTATCCGAGTTTTGCGCCCTCAATAGCGTGCTTGAATAAACCAGCAATGAGAGCAGCAAAGCGCCCTGACATACTGATTTCCTTATATTCCTATTCATTTAAATTCCTTCCCTATTTTGTCAGTTCCACCAAGTGCTTATTTTAATCTCTTCTAATTGAACTAAAGCATCCATGCATTTGTTGGTCTTGGAGGACCCTCGCCCCTCGTTGTCCTTGACCGAGAAGGGCAGGACAACGAGGGACACGAGTTTACAACATACAATACAGGTCATTCCTTTAAGGAATACTGCTCTATGAATAAACGGTTCAGAAACTGAAGGTACTGCTAAGAAGGAATTCTCGTGGACTTGGAAGTGAAACCCGAACAGGGCTGCCATCTGGCTGGACCTGGACAACATCCGGGGTTTTGGTCGCAAACAAATTACGGACATTCAGCTGTATTCGCCAATCTATGCGGTCATCCCAGATTTTAAGCTTATACCCGATCCAAGCGTCAAACGCATTAAATCCATCATCATAATACGGTTTGAAAGGATCGGGGAATGGTATATTATTAAGTGGACTTACTGTTAATGCGTAGCCAATCGCAGCCTCATCCTGCCAGCGAAAAGCTCCTCCAACATTTACCCCTTTCATACGGCCTTCGGAGAACGAGTAATTTCCCATTACATTATACCGCCACTCACGAACTTCAGAATTGTCAGTCCCCTCAGCGGCCTTGCTGAACAGGTAGCTCTGACCAGCAGCCCTGCCAGTGGTAATTTGACCATATACGGTATTACCGGCAAATATATTCGTTTGCTTGGGCAACCCCATTTTGTTAGCCCCGGTGCGAATTCCCAGGAGATTGGGGTGATCATCAAATATCGCGAGTATTTGATCCCACAATTTAGTATAACGCGGCATTATATTCGATCTCTGGGCCCTCTGCTGGGTGATATTCGCCGCCAGGCGGAAACTAGGTGTCGGATTATAAGTAAGTTCAAATTCATAACCCTCTGCAGATAAATCCGCAGTATCTGTCAGAACATTCCACAATCCAACTGAATTTGAGGTTACTGGATTTCCTGTCGGTGAGTCAGCTCCCGATACCAACTTCAGATCAGCAGTTTTTTCGGCAAATGGTGTCAGGATTTCCCGATACCTCTCCTCGAGTAAAAGGACCTCTGACAAGGTCGGGTAAACGTTACCATCTCCTTCAAATTCATCCAGTAATCCATTATCATCCATATCAGGATCGAATGTAGTCCCGTCATCCAGAGTCTCAAAATCGATTATTCCATCACGATTCCGGTCCCTTTTGTCCAGCTCAATGAACGTATCTCTTACATTGAAGACAATCCCGTTTGTACCGGTCCAGCGGTAGGCGGTTCGACTGGGAGCAAACAGCTCGTTCTGAACATTCCCTTCATAGTAATTGAGGCGGGCGACAAACTTATTGTCCGCGAGACTCAGGGTAATTCCATAATCGGTTGTTTTTCCCGAAGGACTTTCAACCAGGTTGCCGTCAAAATCGTACCCTCCCGGATTTGATTGGAAGTTTTCAGAATCCCCATAATGAAGAGAAACACTTGTGCCTTCGGGCAGCCATTGTTTAGGCACTTTCAAGACTAGCCCATAGGAAAAGATGCTATTATCAACTTTATCAGGCTCAACACCTTCAAGGTTCCAGCCTGGATCATTCAAAAGGGGAACATTTTCATCATCCAGCGGGGGTGAAGCGTTCACCCATTGCGTGATTTTGTCGTTTCTCCAACCCAGGTTCGAAAGTAGCAAATCGTTCAGCCAGGAGCTCTGGATTATTGCGGCTTTTGACTCAATGGTGGTTCTCTGCAGTTCTCCATTCCTCCCCTGCCAGGTCGGGCCGAATGTGCCGATATCCGTGAATTCATCGCCACGAATAGCGTCCCATTTTTCGCCGGTTGTCGGATCCCCTACGTTCCAGAAAGCAACGGGTATCGACAAGTCCGGTGGTAAATCTGCGTAGCGAGCATTGGATGGAACCGGGTTTATTACAAAATCCGAAAGCTGGAAGTTTGGATCACTAAAGGCATCGAGTTGTTGCGGCCCCAAGTAAAAGAGCGCTTGTTCCCGACGGTTGTTTGTTATGCCGGAGTAATCATTCAAATGAAAGGCGATATCACCGCCTTCACCGATCAAGACATATCTTTCTATCCTTTCGTTGTGCTCATGATCATCATATAATCCTGATACGGTATGGCGCCCAAGCCAACTCAGAATGCCGTCATCGAAATGCTCCTTGAAATCATACTTGGCATAGGCCGTGGCACGCCAAGTTTCCCTGATATTACGTGGATTGTCTGCTTGTGGAACCCCTGTCAATGTCATGGGCCGGCCATAATTTGGATTTTTCTCTCCAAACAGTGAGTTTGGCCCCACGGGTAATGACTCGTTGACATCAAGGGTTATTCTGGGAGAACCCATGGCGACGAAACTGTTGCGTTCGTAATCCTGTTTGTCATAGGACAGCTCAATCCCAAAATTTGCATCCTCTGAAATGGCTTCAAGCGTCACATTGTGTTGTTCGAATTCATTTTCGAAGAAGTCAAGCGTTCCGCTGGTCAGGTTTTTCCTCCAATCAAAAGCTTCATAATCCAACAAAGCATGATCGGTATAGTTGGTCAGATCGGGACGGACATTTTGTAATTGTGCGATAGAAGGTACACCAATAAATCTTAAAAACCTTCCGCCGGCGTAATTGTTGTCCGGATCGAGCACGGGGCTGCCCTTCCAGAACTTATTGACCAGGGAGTTTTGAAACGCCCTCCCGGGCAACCCATCAGCCGTCATGGTGTCGTCATAAACCATGACCCATTTATTGCCGACGGGGCCACCACTCGGATTGCCAAACGCGGGTACATTGTTTCCGAAAGCGTCCAATCCACGGGCTCCATTTTTGTGCACAGTAGCCACGTCCAGAACATTCTGCCAAATGTCGAGGGACTGCCTGCCAGTCGGGGTATTGTATTCGACCCCATTCAACTTGGTCAGAAATGGAGTGAGATTTTCCAGAGGGCTCAACCGATCAACAGGGACACTATCGATATTCCCAGTTTCATAGTGGGCTCGCAAGGTGATGTTATGGTCCTCCCAGGGTTTCAGTTTGGCAGCTATATAATACCGGTCCTGGTCCATATATGCGGGCCGCTGAGTGAACTCCTTGTCCTCTGTCATGGCGGCAACGCGCAACGCGAATTTGCCCTCGATAATCTCCCTGTTCACGTTCACAGAACCGCGTTGGCTGTAATTATTTTCAAAGTTTTCGGTCGAAAACCTTACATCCACTCTCGCCTCATCCCTGAATTCAGCTTGCTCCAACTGCGAATTGATAATGCCACCGGGTGATCCAAGACCGAAGAGGAAGGAATTCGATCCGCGGTTAATATCGATACGACCGGAAATATAGGAATCAAAGGGGATGTCCGACACGAAGTAATTGGCCGTACGCGTAGCTGCTGACAACCCGCGAATCCGGTTCGCATTATATGGATTTTCACGAGTTTCCTCTGAAGTAAGTTCTCTATCCAATGATGCTGTCGCTCCCTGGTAGTTGCTCTGTTGCCCCCAGACATCGGTGTTTGTTGTGTAAATAAGCACTTCATCAAGACTGGATGCACCCAGATCCTGTAGCAGTTCCTGGGTAACAACCTGGACCGAGGAGGCTACATCCGATAGATTGGTCTTGAGGCGGCCTCCGGCCAGGGTCTGGGAGGCGTAGTAGCCGGAATCCGCGCTTTCGTCGACCTGGAAGGGAGATAGTTCGTAGGTTTCCTTGTCTTCGTTGGTTTCCTGTGCGAACGCGGAAGGAAGAAGGCAAAAAATCAGCCCGGCAAGGACCGCGACGTGTAGGGTATGGATCCCGGTTTTACAGCGTTTGTTTGAGTTCATTATCGTATTTATTATTTGAGGTTTATTCTCGGTTAGCTTGAGTTAAGTTCTAAGCGCTTGAGCACGCAATGTGCCCAGCATATACTTGAAATGACTTTGCACTGCCCAGAATAACAGCTTTCAGAAACCAACATATCCTCATTTTATAGGATGCCCTTCCCAATCGATCGGAATATAATGTTCATTAATCGGAAAAGTATGTCGCACTGACAGGTAGACCGCTTTAAAATCCGTGCTTTCAAAAAAAGATGTCCCGAGTTCAAAAAATAAGCCTCCTGACCCTGCTGACGGGCATTCTGCCCATTGCAGCAGTCCCTCCGGAAACGGATGCCATGTTGAAAGGTCTTACCCTCACAGGTCTGGAGCAGCATTTGGCCGCTATTGACTCCGATTTGGAACAATTGGCAAACTTTAGCTTGCGAACCGGGATCGGCACCGTCGGCTGGAGATCAGATCCTAGCGACCAAGGCCACCACACAGAATGGATAGAAATCGAGTTGGGAGAAAAAACACCCATCGATCAAATCATACTGGTGCCCACCATTTGGCGTGATACGAAAATGGGATTCCGGGCAGATGGCTTTCCGCTGGAATTCCGCATCCTCACGGGTAGCGACCAGGACAGGACCGGTACGGCCATAGCCTCTTTCGGCATACAGGATAAACTTCTGCCGCGCATCGCGCCCCTGGTGGTGCCTTGCACCGGAACCACTGCATCTTGGGTGCGATTGGAAACCTCGGCGTTGTCACCCCGGGCTTGGGATGGAAAGTATATTCTCCAGATGGACGAGATCCTGGTATTCAGTGGTCAGGAAAATATCGCTCTGCAAAAACCCGTTCGCGTCTCTTCAAACGATTCCCCTGAAGGAAGATCGCGGCTAAAACAAAACCTGGTCGATGGTTTTGTTCCGTACCTGATGGACGCATCGCAGGGAGAACAGAGTATCGCTTTTTTCAGCAAAGGGGAACTGAGCGACCGTCCCACTTTGATGATCGACCTCGGATCGGTGGAACCTTTGAACCGGATCAACCTGCATACCATTGAATTAAGCGATACTGTCCCTCAAGCCTCCCCCCTCGGTTTGGGCCTTCCACGTCATCTGATTGTGGAAGGTGCGAAACAGCCGGATTTCTCGGATGCGGTACGCCTGATCGAATACATTGAGAAATCCATCTACGACGCAGGCCCTATCATCATGCGGCGCTTTCCGGAAACCGCTTGCCGTTATGTCCGCTTGATTGCCATCGATCCCTATATTTACCCGGAAGACGACACGAAAGAATCCGCCATAGGTTTTGCAGAAATCGAAATTTTTTCGAAAGGCCGGAACGTTGCCTTCGGCAAACCCACCACCGGCAATTGCAAACTCACTTTTCCCAACCGTTCTTATTCCGCCCTGACGGACGGGCGAAATCTCTATGGCAATATCCTTCCGA
Encoded proteins:
- a CDS encoding TonB-dependent receptor plug domain-containing protein, which gives rise to MNSNKRCKTGIHTLHVAVLAGLIFCLLPSAFAQETNEDKETYELSPFQVDESADSGYYASQTLAGGRLKTNLSDVASSVQVVTQELLQDLGASSLDEVLIYTTNTDVWGQQSNYQGATASLDRELTSEETRENPYNANRIRGLSAATRTANYFVSDIPFDSYISGRIDINRGSNSFLFGLGSPGGIINSQLEQAEFRDEARVDVRFSTENFENNYSQRGSVNVNREIIEGKFALRVAAMTEDKEFTQRPAYMDQDRYYIAAKLKPWEDHNITLRAHYETGNIDSVPVDRLSPLENLTPFLTKLNGVEYNTPTGRQSLDIWQNVLDVATVHKNGARGLDAFGNNVPAFGNPSGGPVGNKWVMVYDDTMTADGLPGRAFQNSLVNKFWKGSPVLDPDNNYAGGRFLRFIGVPSIAQLQNVRPDLTNYTDHALLDYEAFDWRKNLTSGTLDFFENEFEQHNVTLEAISEDANFGIELSYDKQDYERNSFVAMGSPRITLDVNESLPVGPNSLFGEKNPNYGRPMTLTGVPQADNPRNIRETWRATAYAKYDFKEHFDDGILSWLGRHTVSGLYDDHEHNERIERYVLIGEGGDIAFHLNDYSGITNNRREQALFYLGPQQLDAFSDPNFQLSDFVINPVPSNARYADLPPDLSIPVAFWNVGDPTTGEKWDAIRGDEFTDIGTFGPTWQGRNGELQRTTIESKAAIIQSSWLNDLLLSNLGWRNDKITQWVNASPPLDDENVPLLNDPGWNLEGVEPDKVDNSIFSYGLVLKVPKQWLPEGTSVSLHYGDSENFQSNPGGYDFDGNLVESPSGKTTDYGITLSLADNKFVARLNYYEGNVQNELFAPSRTAYRWTGTNGIVFNVRDTFIELDKRDRNRDGIIDFETLDDGTTFDPDMDDNGLLDEFEGDGNVYPTLSEVLLLEERYREILTPFAEKTADLKLVSGADSPTGNPVTSNSVGLWNVLTDTADLSAEGYEFELTYNPTPSFRLAANITQQRAQRSNIMPRYTKLWDQILAIFDDHPNLLGIRTGANKMGLPKQTNIFAGNTVYGQITTGRAAGQSYLFSKAAEGTDNSEVREWRYNVMGNYSFSEGRMKGVNVGGAFRWQDEAAIGYALTVSPLNNIPFPDPFKPYYDDGFNAFDAWIGYKLKIWDDRIDWRIQLNVRNLFATKTPDVVQVQPDGSPVRVSLPSPREFLLSSTFSF
- a CDS encoding histidine kinase, translated to MSRVQKISLLTLLTGILPIAAVPPETDAMLKGLTLTGLEQHLAAIDSDLEQLANFSLRTGIGTVGWRSDPSDQGHHTEWIEIELGEKTPIDQIILVPTIWRDTKMGFRADGFPLEFRILTGSDQDRTGTAIASFGIQDKLLPRIAPLVVPCTGTTASWVRLETSALSPRAWDGKYILQMDEILVFSGQENIALQKPVRVSSNDSPEGRSRLKQNLVDGFVPYLMDASQGEQSIAFFSKGELSDRPTLMIDLGSVEPLNRINLHTIELSDTVPQASPLGLGLPRHLIVEGAKQPDFSDAVRLIEYIEKSIYDAGPIIMRRFPETACRYVRLIAIDPYIYPEDDTKESAIGFAEIEIFSKGRNVAFGKPTTGNCKLTFPNRSYSALTDGRNLYGNILPIREWLNELARRHELETERPIVFAELNHHYARQKEYLSLLAWLAVVLAVGIVITILIDRILRLRQVARIRERLAADLHDELGADLHTIGLLSDLAEDAKEDTEELAMLHQRIRRVTEQSGAAVRHCTDMLEANGLNTNIKENILRASRRIMAKLENNISIEGEEYLNKLKPNTRFDLILFYNECLVNISRHSQASQFTTHLMADNKEILLSVSDNGRGISEFRVNGVPKSLKRRARLLGAKVSVDRPATGGTCINLKLRTRRWGRHR
- a CDS encoding alpha-L-fucosidase, with the translated sequence MNRNIRKSVCQGALLLSLLVYSSTLLRAQNSDTKLAWWRDAKLGLFLHWGPSSVAGVEISWAREDHPFDHPGRGDKMPNEEYDRLYQRFNPVKFDADQWMKLARDAGFKYVVFTAKHHDGFSMWHTQLRDYNIANTPFKRDICKELANAAHKYGLRLGWYYSTRDWTHPDYLVGDNKKYNDFYEGQVRELLTNYGKVDIMWFDHVAGNWSDYTLQHLFDMMYSLQGEDLLVNNRAARFILQGDHEPPTEALKKLVQGDFDTPEQKVGKFQTDRAWESCMTVNKCDTGGGWSYRPDCSTKSFKEIIHTLVQSVTGDGNLLLNVGPLPTGEFPADQVTILKKMGAWLKKNGESIYGTRGGPIPNGEWGGVTQRGNTIYVHVLNWPEDGSPLVLPALEQKVVSSQGFNVKNPVLRQTASGIEIDLASGNRDEIDSIIVLQTN